ACCTACGGCAATCTCATTCGTACTATCAAGGATCAAGAGAATTTATCAGCAAGAGGGAAGCAAACACAAAAAGTATTTTAAGTTTCCTGCACGTCTGGATATCTGAACTACATCACAACACTGGTGATCAGGCAAAGGCATTAGTAGAGCATCTTATTATATAATTTTCAGTGTGCTAAACATTATAGAGACTAACCTGCTTTCCAAAAGAGAAACACCTCTAAGCCTCTCTTGAAGCCTTGCCCTTGCCTGTAAAACTACGCCAGGGAGTTGGTCATTTCGAGTTAATCTCAACCTGTCCAATGTGCTGCTGGCAGATCCAGCGTTGCTACTGCCAGTCGAAGCAGATTCACCATCATTTACATTACCGACCCAAACTGGTTCATGTTCCTAGTCAAGAAACAAGATTAAGTACAATTTGCAGGGAACAGAATATATATGAACCTAGAAGGCAGACATTTACAAATTGCACGAACACCTAAAAATTTTTCTCATAAAAAACCAAATGTAAGTAAATTGGAAGACTTGATTCCTCGAAAAGTATATGAAAGGTATCTTCTTGCACCAGCACAACCGAGCAAACAAGAATAAGAGCCAGATAATTCAGGTTCAAGGTTGAGAATATCGATCACATGTACCCCAGATACTGATACATCAGTTTCTTCACTAGGGATTTTTGGTTCTCTGTAATGCTATAAATTTTTGTGGTCTAATCAACAGAAATTGTTGGCCGTTGCTAAAAGATTTGGCATGATGGTTGACACGACTCATTGCTATTTCTCTACCAAGAAACTGAACCCTACAGGACAGCTGATGATTTCACGGCCAAATGAACAACATATGCTGCCGCAAACAGGATCATTTAGGCCAGGGAAGCTGTCCGCTTGAGCATCCCAATGTAAGCCCCTTTTCTCTAGCAACAAATTGGATCATTTATGAGTAGGGCTACAACACGGGAGAGGTAAAACTCCTCAAAAAAGACGAGATTTGACACATCATAAATGGCCTTGGAGGAGAATTGTaagatgttgatgatgatgatgatgacattgatCGAGCCACAAAACATGACTCTGAGTTGGCAGTAGCATAAGCCAATTCCGACACACAATCACCTGAAATCCAACCCCAATCCAATGAATCGCATCAAACTTCAAGGTTCATAGTTCCATCAAAGTTATCACATCGTCAAAACAACAAGAAACCTAGACTTCTACCGGATCATCTCCAACAACAAGAACGGGATCAGATCGGGACTGAGACCGTTACCGTCTGGTGGTGGATGTGGGAGGGACGCCTGGGTTCGAGCTGCGGCCCGAAGATCAGGCCGCCGGAGGGATCCCTTCCGATgaagcggcggcggcggttgCGGTAACGGCGGGGGTGGCGAGGATGGGCGTCCCCGGTGCTGGCTGAGGAAGAGGAGGACAGCGGATCGGTGCCCGGGTCCGGGTCGGACTGGCTCCGGCCGGCGCGAGATCTCCAGCTGTAGAGCAGCCCCGATGCGCTCAGCATCGGACTCGATCAACGAACGGGGAGTTACAACGCTAGTCTCCTCCCTCCCCACCTATAGAAGCGGAAGAGAGAGTGGTGAGAGACGTGAAGCGAGAGAGAGTCTCGTGGCTCTCATTTTAACTCAATTATTTTCGGCGATTTATGGGAATTTGttatttatgataataattttaaaaaaataaatattttttaaaatatttaatttacgatatgatatctttaaaaataatattttaaaaaatattttaactcaCGACTAACTAACGttgatcaaattatatatatatatatatatatatatatatatacatttatgaaattaaaattttagttattcGGAATCTCATCCGataattttatttcaaaatatcaAACATTTTAGTTGATAAAGATTTTTCGTTGATACTAACGGTCATGATAGAATCCTAACTTCACCACTATTCATCTATCAACATGCAAATTCATGATTAAGACAAAAAGGATTCAGTAGATAAATTCATTCCTCGATAGCAATTGTGAGACAACACGCTATTGAAGTCTTTATTTCTCCGCAAGTAGAACACTGTTGCTGTTGTTACTGCTGCTAGTTCTATGATACTAAGCTCCTCATACGTCAAGGAATGGGTGATTGTAGTCGGGGCAGGTGGAGAGATCAGAGTCTTTCTCCACCCCTTCAGAGCTCCTAAGCCAGTAGGTTCTTGGGAAGGAGGAAGCACCCTCAGGCACATCTTCCATCACCCATTCATGCCCCTTGGGGTAGTATATCCCTGTCCTTGGATGAGGAATCCACCATGATGCATCATTTACTGCTCCATGCTGTTGCTTCCCCAGTCTTGCTTGCCCATTCTTTACCTCCCTGTGTCCAACACAAGCTTTCAGATGAACTCTAGCAGATGCTCTCACAGTGAAAGCTTATGGTGGAAAAGAAGCAACTATAGATAGATGATAACCAGGGTTGGCTATGATAATTTCCAACCTTTATCTAATGGGATATCTATCATCACAATTCATCAAGCATAGAATAATATATAAATTCTAGAATTCAGGTCAATTCTGATGTTTGTAGAATGATGATTCGATTAGAGAGGTCACTTAAGTTGGTAGAAAGTATTCAGATGAACTCTAACAGATGTTCTCACAGTGAAAGCTTATGGTGGAAAAAGAAGAACTATAGATAAATAACCAGGGTTGGCTATGATAATTTTCAACCTTTATCTAATGGGATATCTATCATCATAATTCATCAAGTATAGAAGAATATATAAATTCTGGAATTCAGGTCAATTCTGATGTTTGTAGAATGATGATTCAATTAGAGAGAGAGGTCACTTAAGTTGGTAGAAAGTATTGACAGCAACCCACTCAACTAGAAGAATGAAGGCAGTATAACTGGTTTGGGAGACAGAATCCATTATATGGTCAGAAATTACCTTCATCACATATCACAACATTTGCTACTTTAATAGACTAATAACAGAATATGTTCCACAGTGTCTGTGGTGGAGTGTCTTGGataaaaaatttcatgaatcTCATTTTTTTAGAGACCATATTATATTGGATcctatattaagatatcaaatgATGGAAAAGCCGCAGCAGAGGGGGAAAAGAGAAAGTATCCATGAACAACTCCCTGCACCTTTCACACAAGGTATCTTACATGCTTTTGCATAGTTGATGCCATATGAAAGCCACAATAGAAAGCTTCTTTTTCACTTTCATGTACATCACATCTAAGATGATGTTTAGCTTGGAAGTGTATGAGAAAACCTGCAACTTTTTTGTCACTTTACtgaaagaagaaaaggaggaaCTTCTTTAGTTCTCAAGCTTATGTGATTCAAATGAATCTTTAGTCCTCTCTTTGATCTCCTCAAATCTAAAGCTCTTTCATTTTTCTATATTTTCCTTTGTCACTTCCCCTCCTCAAAGCAAACTTCAAGTCATTTTTGACAGCCAATTTTGAAGGCACAGACAAATTATTTTTTGGGGTCAATTACCTTCAGATTGTGCATGGAGCAGTGAACTAGGGAGAATCATTCAAGCCATGTAGCCCACTTCAGTCATTGGAAAAGTCCACTTCAAATTGACTGTTTTCAGGTTTGGTGCTCATCTTGCTATACCAGTTAAAATCAGAATAATGGAAAAAATATATAATGATATGAGTAAGCTTTTAAAGTGTTAAGAATCTCAGAGTTGGAACTTTGCCAACATAGAAATCTGCAAATATATCTGCAGCATTAGAAGAGAAGAAACACATATGACTGCAAGAAGCCAATTCCACTAGCAGATGATTGATGAACATCCATATACATCACATTGTTGAGGTTTATGAATGTCTACATGGTACACTCAACCAAAATGATGATAACATGCAGTGATATCTTCTTCTAATGCAAATTATGAAGGAAAGaatgaaaaaagaaataaagGTACCGAATTAGTCTAGTCGATTTTGCAATCATCGGCCTTCGCATGGTGGACATGAAGGTGCTTCCAAGTTCAGCTGAAACTGCTATCTCCACCCATCTCAAGTATATATAGATGATCCAAACTCCATGTTCCTGACAAGAGAGTTGTTCCACGGAACATCAGTAAATGTTATAACTTGTGTGCCACTTGATAACTGATACAAATGTTGGATGAGTTCAGGTCACAATTCTAGCAAGGAACAAAAGCTAAAAGAGTCTATTGGTGGTAAAAGAACCCAATTCTTTGTACATGGATGCTTCTCCTATAAAGTACTACAATCCAGTCTACGGCTCAAAGCTAAAGGGGTTTCAGATATCACGATAGCGAGAATAATAGGAGCATCATCTTTATCTTTCCTTGGAGGTAGCGAACTGACCGCTAGTGATCGATCTTGTGCTATTAATGTCATTAGTGTGAGTTTGAGAATCAAGGGGATGCAAATGAGTCCTTATTTCAATCTTATGATTCAGAGATATCAAAGGTTTTCCTTTTTAGTctgaaatcaatttgagagggtcTTTGTTTATCAGAAAGTAAGAAGTTTCGCAGAGGAAATCATCAGTATAGAGGAAAGAAACAAAGGTTGGATGAGAATTGCATATGTTTGGAATGTGTTTGATGGACTTTGGAATTGATTCTTACAGTCTCTTGTGGCACAATCCATATGTTTTTTGCTGTTTAATTGCCTTTGTGTAAATAAATATTATGTAGGAAGTTCTGTTAGCAAGATCATGGAGTTATCATTCCTTTGGATTTTTCTTTCTCAAGATTGTCATCATCCACCTTTAGACTGCTTGATATTTCATGAGAACTAGACTAATTCCATTATTCTTCTCTCAACATAATGTTTTCACATAAATTTGTTGTTCTTGGCACATggattccatgtcattggcttagATAACAAAAATTGAAATATTTTGAGATTGAAGCCAGCATTTGCATTATGTTTGAATTAGGATTGCCACCAACAAttgttgagaaagaaaaaaaattcttcaaCTTCATTTGCAATTACAGGTATAGGCTTTTGGTTTGGAATTCATGGACAGAGAATTTATACTCTTGTCACTAGGGAAAAAAATGCTTGATGTGATTAATTTTCTACAGACTTATTCACACAATATTTTAAAATgtaatatatcatttttttttacattttgacAAGGTTTGCACATCATGTTAAAAGTATTCGAAGTTGAAACATACATGGCTTCCATTTGCATATTTGCATAGGCTATAGTCCTCTGTTTATTCTGTGTCAACAATTGCTGCTTTCTTCTTAGATGAGAGGTGAATTTTTTATTACTAAAACAAGCTTGGACATTTAAATCTCGATTCCAATTctgctttcttttcccttttgaaGGGAAAATAATGGCTTTTCTTTAGAGATGGAGGAAATTTGGGACCTGGATGCAGCTAACCTTTTGAGGCAAGTTAATTCCACCAAACTATatctaataagtaaatgcaagatAATATTGAGGACTTGTATATGGCTACAGAGTGCAGACTGCTATAAAACCTGGTgtaaatcacagaaaaagatgcaATTGAAATTGCTATTTAATCGGATGTGATACTTTCAGATTCACTAGGCTTGACAATTTTATCTACTTGGGAGTAAAAGCTGCAGCATTACACCAATATGGAAAGCAAAACCAGAAACTATTACTTCTGTAGTTGCTTTGGCACAGAGAAATGGCAGAAACTTCAGGCTCTCTTCATGTGTTAATTCAGCAAATCATCCCATTTGCAGTACTGTCCACCTGCTAAGGCACGATAAAACCGATCTCTGCAGTAGACTGGCCTTCCATCTGCTGCCTCAGCCGCAGCAGctgcaaggtcatcatcatccttCACCTCTATTGGTAATCTAAGAAGCTCTTCTTTCCTACATTCATTGCAAAGTTGATAAGAAGTTAGTCAATGCAGGTCATACTTTGAGCTAGTTACAAAACTTTGGTGAGGGCCAACCTCAGATTAGGTTTGATCTGTGAAGTTGCAGAGTTCAAATTATTGTCATTTGATCTGAAAGCTGAATGCAGGAAGTCTTCCACTGGAGCAGCAAATATGAACAGTGACACAGCACTAACAAGCAAAGCTCCTGTCCCAACTAATGTTTGTTTCAACAACTTAATCACTGGTTTTACCTAATGCACAATGCGGTACTGTTCTTCAGCATAGCTATTCATGCATATGAAATATAGACAAAGGAGATTTTGTGAGAAACAACAGGTTCTTATGGTGGCCTCAAAATTTTTTTTGTAATTGCAACCACAGACATTAATGGAAAGAACAGTTGGCATCAACAGATAGCAGAACATAATAACATATATTCTGATCATGTGGTTCCTCGTGTAAAGCAAAGGATTCTGTTGAAGCAGTCTAAGCAAGCTAAGAACCAGATGCTCCCTGTGCATCTGGTGTTTGACCTTTCTGATCAAAGTACAAAGCGATATCCATAGGCCACTTGGTAGAATATCTTCAGTTGTACTATGTGCAAGTGTAGAAAAATGACTTGGAACTTCTTATATAGACAGATATGTGACAATTCACCATGCTGTATCTTTGTTAATTTTAAAGAAATATCAAAAGCATTTACTGACTTCTGGAAACCACCAGCCATATCACATAGCCATATTTTGCTTCTGAGGATTGGGAATGGGGTATTCCTTCCTGCTATTCTTATTGGTCTTATCTTCTTTTCTGATAGATTTGCCTCATCTCTGTAATTAATGTCATTATTTCATCTGAATGTTAATATTATGTGAAGAATAGTCCGGTTTAACTTTTCTGGTAGATGGGTTTTTAAAAGTCTGGACCATCCTTTTTTTTGGTTTCCTGAAATGTGCTGATTATGTGTGCATAGCTACAGAGTGATTCCACCAAAAACTGGATATATGTGCTAACTATGCATTCATAGCTAAAGGTGTGGCAGACTAATAACTGATTCACCTTCCATCTGCTGCCTCAGCTGCAGCAGCTGCAAGGTCATCAGCATCCTTCACCTCAACTGAACAAGCAGGAGCATGTGTTGGTTTACATTGTGTGATTCTCCTTAAAGACAACTTGAAATTATGGAACATTAGCCTCATTAGTTACCATAAAAAGTAATTTATATTGCTGTCCAAGAAGGCATTCTTTATTTTTGGAATTCTTTACACACTAACAAGTAAATATGGTGACTTTGCAATGATCACATACCTTATAAGACCCCAACAGTCTATCGCGAGCCAATACCTAACATAAGAAATAGGCCACATATTACATCAGAAcaatcataaaattcttaaaatactACATTTGCTAAATCAACAAATAGTATAACTAGAACAATTTTATCTAGAATACATGGTCGTTAGTTTGTTATAAGAATTAGGGTAGGTCTAGTAGTGCATGAGGTGCCGGACAATGCAGGGGCTGGGAGGAACAATGTATCCAGTTTTGCTCATTAAACGCATGAAATAGAAATGGATCTTAACCTACCTAATATCATTACTATTTTTTTTGCAATACTGTGCCTAGATTCATGATCAATTCATTCTGAGTTAAATTCTTTGCAAATTTTCTTTTGCAAGTGGCTAGCTTGATGATTGTTGATGACTAACCTCAGGTGGTTTCACCCACATTTGCCCATCATACCACCCGGTTTCCTCATAGGGTATCACTGCTGATAATAGCCTGTTGCCAACATAACTCCATCCCTGTTACAtcagaatataaaataaaatcagcAGTTTTCACATCAAACATCAAATTTTTTCAAACCTATGATATCAAGTAAATCAAGGAATATCAGAACACTGAAACAGAGTTGTACTTAGTACCCAAAAATCAATAAGCAAGATAATTCATATATCTTGTTCATCTTACTGATGTTCAGAGTTGGAAAAGTTGGTGCAAGTAACTGAATAAAGTCTTGATTCTACATTGTAGAACATTTTTTAACAGATATAAGAATGTACTGATAAATTATCTGTTGTAGATGGATATAGTATCAGCAAAAAGGTAATGAAATTTAAATCTTATCTTCTGTGTTTAAAGATACTtgaggaaaaataataaaaacaaagtTACAAGTTACTACTGTTACATGGTATCATGTCCTGAATTTAAAATGGGGTTTGAATAAGATTTAgtgagaggaggaaggagaagctaTTTCAACTAGAGGTCCATGGATCATATGTTCTGCGCATTGCAGGATCTCCAACCATTTATAGCAGATCAATTACAGGAGTTCATTGATTCCACCAAAGTAACTAGACTTTTCTTTGTAAGCgtcgttgttgttgttgaatTACTTCCACCTATTCAAGTAATTTGCAGGAGCTGTGTTGTTCAACTGTTCATCTCTATTTTAATTCACatgattaatatatattatatcgtTTACCAGATAAATCCGCAGTACCACCAGAGCCACCAGAAGAAGAGTTCCAGTCCCAGCTGCAAGAACAAACTTTAGTGGATCCTGCACAAGAGCAGCAAAGAAGAGAGAAAGTTagatataaaaatgattttttttttcagcagACAGAAATATGTATGATGTCCTTTAGACTTATAGTGAGTTCTCACTTATAACACAAAATTTTCCTTTAATCGAATATTATGAGCGGTTGTGCAGATGTTTGACTTATCTTGCTCCTAGAATTTTGAATCAGTTACATAACATGTTGGCGAAGCAATTATACTATCTTGTGATGCAAGCTTACCATTATTTACATGTTCTATCATGAACAAAAGAAGATAATTTCATATCAGAATGAGACGGTCAATTTGATCATACCTTTGAAGGGTTGAAACTTGCAGCTGCTATCGGTGCTCCTAGAACCGTAAATGTTACTAGCGATAAGCTGCCAAGGCGTAAGAAGAAGTTCCCCGGACTCAGTTCTCCCCAGGAGTAAAGAGTACTAGTTTTCAAGGCAGCATACTCGTTAACCTATCACATCAGTGAAAGTTAAGCTCAAGAAAACAGTATATGCTCTACTGAATCTGTACAGTGATTTAGTTTCCATCGCTATATTTAGAAGTATTAACTAGTCCTTATTGAAGACGGTGAATGAGACACAATAAAACATTAATTAATTAACCATGTTCACTGATATAGAGAATGCATATGAACATGTAAAGCTGTCTTCTGAATTATATGACTTACTCAACCAAGTAAAATTGGGATTTTTTTTAATCCTATTAGATAAGCAGAAACTGTACATTTGGCCTTGACATTAATCAGGCCTTCTGCAATGTGTTGAAGAAATCATGTGTGCAAAATCTGTAATGAAGTCACAAGAAAAAAAAGTTAAGGGATGACAAAATGCATCACGCTCTACCATCTAATTTAAAGAAATTCTAATAGAACACTAGAGTTTCCGTTGTGGTGGTTTCTTTGACCTTGTTCTTTACTGGGGAATCAGATTGGATCCTGCTTCTTTATGCATAAAATCTATCATCTTTAATCAATTTGTTCTCTTAGAGATTTGATTACTCATCTTTGGAGCCTCAGCCTCTTCTCAACATATCAAATTTAATACAACCAAATTGCAAGTTGAAATAAATGGATGGTACCGAGACAGTCCTTGTTATcatgaagaaggaaaagaaaaaggaaaacaaatgatgattcaGAAGCCTCCTAACTCCACTCATGGAATTACATCTGCCAAGAAACTCCCAACAGTTCAACCCACCCAATAAAACCTAACAAGATTAAATAGATTAGCATATTAGCAATTCTGGCTCCCTAGAGTTAGTAAAGCCCTTCTACCTCAAGCTAGAGATAGTTTAGCTCTTCTAATTTAATCCCCTCAAAAGAAAATACAATCTGTTTCCCCTTTTGATGAAATAGAGATACTTTTAACATACATCACATACTccagatatgaaattatgcataaaactAACTGAATTGCTTTGCTTTTTATGAGACCTTAATATTTGTTCTGTCTACAAGCGAGTGAGATGACATCATGAATGAAGGTAAGTTCAATGCTCACAGGTCTCTGCTCAAAGGGCACTTCAATCTCCAAGCCAGGATCCCAGCTTTGCCCTGCAAAGCCGCCGGCGCCGCCTTCAGCATCATCCCTCACGGCCCTGACAGTACAGCAGAAGCGACTGCACCTTGACGGCCACTTCAGCCTCGAAGCTTCAAGCACCAACTGGCCCTGGTGGCGGCGGCCAATGATTCTTGGCGTTCCGCCGTCCCTGATTCCGCAACCAGAAACCTGCAGCCTGAGCATAGCGTCTCCACAAGCTTTCCCTCTgtgttcttcttttcttcaatccAGCTTAAGAAGGATTCAGTCTGCAGCCATGCATCCTTTTACGTGGTGGGAATTGTGCACCGGAAATGCGTAGGGTAGAGCAATCCGTGCCGTCCGTCGGAGATCTAAAGGCTCCTGGAGTTTCTGATCGGAAACCTGGGATCAGAATCCCTGGCTATTGGTGCAAAGAGGGCCTCTGTGTTTGTGGTGTAAAAGGAGCACATGTGGGTGCAGCGAGGACACATGGCAAATGGCTTCTCGGGCTGTGCCACTGCGTGCTCTGCCTCCGGAACTTCCACCTCGGCATGTGCAGGCCACAGATCTACAGAACAAGTACCTCACCGGAGAAGTTGAGTAGTTGTGTTTAGCAGAAACCACCATCGAAGAACGGTCATTCATGTATTGCTTCTTTTAGCAGAAATCACGCACGCATGTTTTCATTGCAAACATTCACATATAGTGTGGCATTAGATTTCACACATCACCCGTGTCTCTCCCGTATGTGACGTGTATTCCACGTGTCGGATCCCATGTGCAGCGCACCGTAATCCTTCCGGTCAAAAATCTCCAAAACAAACGAGCGACACACCCACAAAAATACCCAAACAGCAGACACCACAAATCTGCCTTCTTGGGTACCGGAGCTTTCCAGTGCTTTAATTTTCCGTATGATTCTTGGTGTGGAAAACAGCACGATCTCTTCCCCCGACGcgcctttctttctttgtttctttctttaaagAGAAACCCCTGCGGCATAAAGGCCAGTCTCCGATCCCATTCCCCACTCGGTTACGACTTCCTATTTCGTGCTGCGGTCTCCATGAAGGCGAACAGGGCCGGGAGGACGAAGGTTGAACTCCCCTTCTTGCTCCTATGCTGCTCCCTCTCCTTCATGGTTGGGTTCTTCGGTTCGGGTCTCTTCCTCCAGGTGTGCCACCGTCTGATGTGGCCTCTTCCGCTCTCTTCTTTCTCTGTGTCTTCGTTTTGATGATCCTGTTTGATGAAGTGGGATTTGAATTGGGTTCTCGCAGGGGTTGCCTGGCGACGGCTGGGCTCGGAGGAGAT
The window above is part of the Musa acuminata AAA Group cultivar baxijiao chromosome BXJ2-6, Cavendish_Baxijiao_AAA, whole genome shotgun sequence genome. Proteins encoded here:
- the LOC103989010 gene encoding probable E3 ubiquitin-protein ligase RHY1A, whose amino-acid sequence is MLSASGLLYSWRSRAGRSQSDPDPGTDPLSSSSSASTGDAHPRHPRRYRNRRRRFIGRDPSGGLIFGPQLEPRRPSHIHHQTEHEPVWVGNVNDGESASTGSSNAGSASSTLDRLRLTRNDQLPGVVLQARARLQERLRGVSLLESSTNEIAVGDELRLIDIGELDTENRREWLTAETDEDVRYFNKPPGLSSEAFCSLQLEVFQDREDVNDVARAFLECSICLEKFLEGDEMIRLSCGHRFHPACLEPWVKTCGDCPYCRTRI
- the LOC103989012 gene encoding protein CONSERVED IN THE GREEN LINEAGE AND DIATOMS 27, chloroplastic; amino-acid sequence: MLRLQVSGCGIRDGGTPRIIGRRHQGQLVLEASRLKWPSRCSRFCCTVRAVRDDAEGGAGGFAGQSWDPGLEIEVPFEQRPVNEYAALKTSTLYSWGELSPGNFFLRLGSLSLVTFTVLGAPIAAASFNPSKDPLKFVLAAGTGTLLLVALVVLRIYLGWSYVGNRLLSAVIPYEETGWYDGQMWVKPPEVLARDRLLGSYKVKPVIKLLKQTLVGTGALLVSAVSLFIFAAPVEDFLHSAFRSNDNNLNSATSQIKPNLRKEELLRLPIEVKDDDDLAAAAAEAADGRPVYCRDRFYRALAGGQYCKWDDLLN